In a single window of the Lynx canadensis isolate LIC74 chromosome E2, mLynCan4.pri.v2, whole genome shotgun sequence genome:
- the IL17C gene encoding interleukin-17C, whose protein sequence is MGAQGRGRVVAASQGTLRISSSQEKREEPSAATAATMLLPGLLLLFWTPASLARHGPQLWGGPHAHGTPRCYSAEELPLGQPPPHLLARAAKWEQALPVALVSSLEAGGRRRRHDGPPAGTQCPVLRPEDVLEAGIHQRSISPWRYRVDTDESRYPQKLAFAQCLCRGCVSARTGRETAALNSVPLLQSLLVLRRQPCSREATGLPTPGAFSFHAEFIRVPVGCTCVLPRSAR, encoded by the exons ATgggggcacaggggaggggccgtgTCGTGGCCGCAAGCCAAGGGACCCTGAGAATCAGCAGCAGCCAGGAGAAGCGAGAAGAG CCCAgcgccgccaccgccgccaccATG ctcctccctggcCTCTTGCTTCTGTTCTGGACGCCTGCCAGCCTGGCCCGCCACGGCCCCCAGCTCTGGGGGGGCCCCCACGCCCACGGGACCCCACGCTGCTACTCGGCCGAGGAGCTGCCTCTGGGCCAGCCCCCGCCGCATCTGCTGGCTCGGGCCGCCAAGTGGGAGCAGGCTTTGCCCGTGGCCCTGGTGTCCAGCCTGGAGGCGGGGGGCCGCAGGAGGCGGCACGACGGCCCCCCCGCTGGGACCCAGTGCCCGGTGCTGCGTCCTGAGGACGTGCTGGAAGCCGGCATCCACCAGCGTTCCATCTCCCCCTGGAGATACCG CGTGGACACGGACGAGAGCCGCTACCCGCAGAAGCTGGCCTTCGCCCAGTGCCTGTGCAGGGGCTGCGTCAGCGCCAGGACGGGCCGCGAGACGGCGGCGCTCAACTCGGTGCCGCTGCTGCAGAGCCTGTTGGTGCTGCGCCGCCAGCCCTGCTCGCGGGAGGCCACGGGGCTGCCCACGCCCGGGGCCTTCTCCTTCCACGCGGAGTTCATCCGCGTGCCCGTCGGCTGCACCTGTGTCCTGCCCAGGTCGGCTCGGTGA